From Apium graveolens cultivar Ventura chromosome 9, ASM990537v1, whole genome shotgun sequence, the proteins below share one genomic window:
- the LOC141685605 gene encoding uncharacterized protein LOC141685605, whose product MEVYQVPEMTRCRLFAESLRGSAQQWFSKLGYASIRTWRQLEDWFVRQFQSTLHYSPPVATLANIKQREGEPLEEYFCRFNAEVPKVKGATFIDHIYATYTGKGVFRKAAPLTDYNNRDTSKYCAYHEATRHDTADCRKLKDEIEMLIRQGELTEWVVKEVQRHIIDYHTVPPPPPEDKERVPRAGSIHIILGGSHIGGDSRKAMDRYTREAKDKPLTNVNQLSQRPSELFEREADDIVFRENDAKWVNYPHTDALVIKMKIGMINVHRAMVDTGSSDDVLTYDAYKKLGLLDRELTSTGGHLYGFTGNAIGVKGTIRLPVTIG is encoded by the exons ATGGAAGTCTATCAGGTGCCGGAGATGACCCGCTGTAGGCTCTTCGCGGAATCACTCAGAGgtagtgcccaacaatggttctccaagttgggGTATGCTAGCATAAGGACATGGCGGCAATTGGAGGACTGGTTCGTCAGACAATTTCAGTCCACCCTCCACTACTCACCTCCTGTGGCCACGTTAGCCAACATCAAGCAAAGGGAGGGGGAGCCCCTGGAAGAATACTTTTGTCGGTTCAACGCCGAAGTTCCCAAGGTGAAGGGAGCAA CCTTTATCGACCACATATATGCTACCTATACTGGAAAGGGGGTATTTAGGAAGGCAGCCCCTCTCACAGACTATAACAATAGGGACACTTCGAAGTATTGCGCATACCATGAGGCCACGAGGCACGATACAGCTGATTGCAGAAAATTGAAGGATGAAATCGAGATGTTGATAAGGCAAGGGGAGCTTACAGAATGGGTTGTCAAGGAGGTTCAAAGGCACATAATTGATTATCATACCGTCCCTCCTCCACCCCCAGAAGATAAAGAGAGGGTACCTCGAGCCGGAAGcattcatattattctaggcgggtctcacATTGGCGGAGATAGCCGGAAAGCGATGGACAGGTATACCCGAGAAGCAAAGGACAAGCCCCTCACCAACGTCAACCAGCTGAGCCAAAGGCCCTCGGAGCTCTTCGAAAGGGAGGCTGATGACATCGTGTTTAGGGAGAATGATGCCAAATGGGTGAATTACCCTCATACAGATGCCCTGGTTataaaaatgaagattgggaTGATAAATGTTCACCGAGCAATGGTGGATACCGGGAGCTCGGATGACGTTTTGACTTATGATGCCTATAAGAAGCTGGGATTGTTGGATAGAGAATTAACCTCGACGGGTGGTCACCTATACGGGTTTACGGGGAACGCGATTGGAGTGAAAGGGACAATTAGGCTCCCGGTGACCATAGGATAA
- the LOC141685606 gene encoding uncharacterized protein LOC141685606 → MQLYPKESTRRHLWQSLGGSSLAQKILRQGYFWPTIKKDAFEFSRACDKYQRYANYYNSPMAPLKSLMSPWPLAMWGIDLIGELPKAKGSQFNSKEMREFCEQLGIQKSFSVVCHLQSNGQTEAVNKIIKHTLKTKLEEKKGTWPKELTQVLWSYNMTPRTTTGETPFSLVYGCEAMVPVEVGVGSFRRDNYDSEENEVNHRLYLDMIEETREDVQIR, encoded by the exons ATGCAATTATATCCTAAGGAAAGTACACGAAGgcatttgtggcaatcactcgggggtagctctctagctcagAAAATCCTCCGTCAAGGTTATTTCTGGCCAACGATTAAAAAAGATGCATTTGAATTCTCCCGGGCCTGTGATAAGTACCAGCGATATGCCAATTACTATAACAGCCCCATGGCTCCCCTCAAATCCCTCATGAGCCCTTGGCCCCttgctatgtggggaattgatctgattGGAGAACTTCCGAAGGCCAAGGGAAGTCAA TTCAATAGCAAGGAAATGCGAGAATTTTGTGAGCAGCTGGGGATTCAGAAGAGTTTTAGTGTAGTTTGCCACCTCCAAAGCAATGGGCAGACGGaggctgttaataaaatcattaagcacACCTTGAAAacaaagcttgaagagaagaaaggGACATGGCCGAAGGAGCTCACCCAAGTCCTGTGGTCTTACAACATGACTCCCCGAACTACAACTGGAGAGACCCCTTTTTCTCTGGTATATGGATGTGAAGCTATGGTGCCCGTTGAGGTAGGGGTAGGATCTTTTCGAAGGGACAACTATGACTCAGAGGAAAATGAGGTCAACCATCGGCTCTATTTAGATATGATTGAAGAAACTCGGGAAGATGTTCAGATCAGGTGA